A single genomic interval of Lentimicrobium saccharophilum harbors:
- a CDS encoding glycoside hydrolase family 16 protein, producing the protein MNKINKFRRIRIHSALLLFAVILWGCERDNFQKLDERNWQITWSDEFNGQAGQSPDAAKWTFDLGTGQDGWGNSELQSYTNSPANISLDDQGNLVITAINEGNRFTSARIKTQGLFAQQYGRFEARIKTPYGPGIWPAFWMLGENIETVPWPGCGEIDIMELRGQEPHIIHGTIHGPGYSGGNPVTGSYALLNDRFDADFHLYAIEWDKDKIDFFVDDYLYQRIERGDVPGEWVYDQPFFILLNVAVGGNYVGFPTAQTPFPQKMYIDYVRVYQEVK; encoded by the coding sequence ATGAATAAAATCAATAAATTCAGGAGAATACGCATTCATTCCGCACTGCTGCTGTTTGCGGTTATTTTATGGGGATGCGAACGCGACAACTTCCAGAAACTGGATGAGCGCAACTGGCAGATAACCTGGAGCGACGAATTTAATGGCCAGGCCGGGCAGTCGCCGGATGCAGCAAAATGGACCTTTGATCTGGGCACCGGTCAGGACGGCTGGGGCAACAGCGAATTGCAGAGTTATACCAACAGTCCTGCTAACATCTCGCTTGATGATCAGGGGAATCTGGTAATTACTGCCATTAACGAAGGCAACCGATTTACCTCAGCGAGGATTAAGACGCAGGGTTTGTTTGCCCAGCAGTACGGGCGTTTTGAGGCTCGTATAAAAACACCTTACGGGCCCGGTATATGGCCCGCCTTCTGGATGCTGGGCGAAAATATTGAAACGGTTCCCTGGCCCGGATGCGGTGAAATTGATATCATGGAACTCCGCGGACAGGAGCCTCACATCATCCACGGTACCATTCATGGCCCGGGATATTCGGGCGGAAACCCGGTAACCGGAAGTTATGCACTCCTTAACGACAGGTTTGATGCCGATTTTCACCTTTATGCCATTGAGTGGGATAAAGACAAGATTGACTTTTTTGTGGATGATTATCTCTATCAGCGCATCGAACGCGGTGATGTGCCCGGTGAATGGGTTTACGATCAGCCGTTTTTTATCCTGCTCAATGTAGCGGTCGGTGGTAATTATGTGGGATTTCCCACTGCCCAGACCCCCTTCCCTCAGAAAATGTACATTGATTATGTAAGGGTTTACCAGGAGGTTAAATAG
- a CDS encoding MFS transporter: MSDNAAKLSIKEKIGYGLGDTASHFVWDMVGFWILIFYTDTFGISAAAAGTIMLIARFWDMVSDPIMGVIADRTSTRWGKFRPYLLWMALPYSVLAVLTFSTPDLGDTGKVIYAGVTYLLLMTVFTAINLPYSSLGAVMTSDSYERAGLNSYRFIFAFVGQFIVTGTALYLASYFGKGDNAKGYQYTLMLFAAISFVLFIITFKTTKERVKPPAEQQKNLRQDLKNLFRNRPWVVLFFVGIVSFVMFALQNLSIAYYFKYYIGQEQNVQMFNVIGTVALILGIPFSKPLAQKFGKRNVYIASSLISGLFFILLYLPGSQNIYGIYILNILAKFTYAPAVPLLWTMLADTADYSEWKFGRRATGLVFSAATFAQKAGWGIGGALAGWLLVLFQFVPNIEQSATSLNGIKLMISVFPGVLYMSVAILLYFYAIDHKTCLLMQQDLEQRRKES; the protein is encoded by the coding sequence ATGAGCGACAACGCCGCGAAATTGTCCATTAAGGAAAAAATCGGTTATGGTCTGGGTGATACAGCCTCCCACTTTGTGTGGGACATGGTTGGCTTCTGGATTTTGATTTTTTACACCGATACCTTTGGAATATCCGCGGCTGCCGCCGGAACGATTATGCTCATTGCGCGTTTCTGGGATATGGTCAGCGATCCTATTATGGGTGTAATCGCTGACAGGACCAGCACCCGATGGGGGAAGTTTCGTCCCTATCTGCTTTGGATGGCGCTCCCATACAGTGTGCTGGCTGTGCTGACTTTTTCCACCCCCGATTTAGGAGATACCGGAAAAGTTATTTATGCCGGGGTTACCTACTTGCTGCTGATGACCGTTTTTACGGCCATCAACCTGCCTTATTCGTCGCTGGGCGCTGTCATGACGTCCGACTCTTATGAAAGGGCCGGGTTAAATTCGTACCGTTTTATTTTTGCCTTTGTGGGTCAGTTTATCGTTACCGGAACTGCGCTTTACCTGGCCAGCTACTTTGGCAAGGGCGATAATGCCAAGGGATATCAATACACCCTGATGCTGTTTGCAGCCATCAGTTTTGTGCTGTTTATCATCACCTTCAAAACCACAAAAGAAAGGGTAAAACCTCCGGCTGAACAACAAAAAAATCTCAGGCAGGACCTTAAGAATCTTTTCAGGAACCGGCCCTGGGTGGTTCTTTTCTTTGTAGGCATTGTTTCGTTTGTCATGTTTGCCCTGCAGAACCTATCGATTGCTTATTACTTCAAGTATTACATCGGGCAGGAACAAAACGTGCAGATGTTTAATGTAATCGGCACCGTTGCGCTGATACTCGGAATTCCCTTTTCAAAACCACTGGCACAGAAGTTTGGGAAGCGCAATGTTTACATAGCCAGTTCACTGATCTCCGGCCTGTTTTTCATTCTGCTGTATCTTCCGGGCAGCCAGAATATCTATGGGATTTATATTCTGAACATTCTGGCCAAATTCACCTATGCCCCTGCCGTGCCGCTGCTTTGGACCATGCTTGCCGATACTGCCGATTATTCCGAATGGAAATTCGGACGGCGTGCGACCGGTCTGGTGTTTTCGGCAGCCACTTTTGCACAAAAGGCAGGATGGGGAATCGGCGGCGCGCTGGCAGGCTGGTTACTGGTGCTGTTTCAATTTGTCCCCAATATAGAGCAGTCGGCCACCTCCCTGAACGGGATCAAGCTGATGATTTCTGTGTTTCCCGGAGTGCTCTATATGTCGGTTGCCATTCTTCTGTATTTCTATGCCATTGACCATAAAACCTGCCTGCTGATGCAGCAGGATCTGGAACAGCGGAGAAAAGAATCGTAA